In a genomic window of Peptoclostridium acidaminophilum DSM 3953:
- a CDS encoding cytochrome b5 domain-containing protein, which yields MKTRVLSLAFSIVFALAVLGGCSNQEQTQEPQNQAQENGQEQGANEAGESLEITLDELAKYNGKDGNPAYVAVDGIVYEVTEHPNWNEGMHGKVSAGQDISQMLKDAPHGYSKLEGLKAVGKIVE from the coding sequence ATGAAAACGAGAGTATTGTCGCTTGCTTTTTCAATTGTTTTTGCGCTTGCAGTGCTTGGGGGATGTTCAAATCAAGAGCAAACTCAGGAGCCACAAAACCAGGCGCAGGAGAACGGTCAGGAGCAGGGCGCTAATGAGGCCGGCGAGTCTTTGGAAATCACTTTGGATGAACTGGCAAAGTACAACGGCAAAGATGGAAATCCTGCATATGTAGCAGTTGACGGGATTGTTTACGAGGTTACAGAGCATCCCAACTGGAATGAGGGCATGCACGGGAAAGTCTCGGCAGGCCAGGACATATCTCAGATGCTGAAGGATGCCCCTCATGGATATTCAAAGCTTGAAGGCCTGAAGGCAGTGGGTAAGATAGTTGAATAG
- a CDS encoding D-alanine--D-alanine ligase, which translates to MKIGIVYGGISAEREVSLNSGEEVFAAFDKEKYDVVKIRIDGMEDLAKCKGLDFAYIVLHGRFGEDGMVQSVLESYNIPYTGSGPMSSALCMDKDITKRVLKSAGINTAPWLSVASMEDIDYDYVDSMGYPVVVKPNCGGSSVATNLVKKKELLDDAVALAFQYDNEVIIEKFIKGDEISCVILEDKVVSVVLIKHNAEFFDYEAKYKDSGTQETVVRFPVELHNQILDMANLCWKVCKCKVMGRVDMIISEGVPYVLELNTLPGHTKNSIFPKGVQGAGISYKEMLEIITQASLQVKRK; encoded by the coding sequence ATGAAGATTGGTATAGTATACGGCGGTATTTCTGCGGAAAGAGAAGTTTCGCTGAATTCAGGCGAAGAAGTTTTTGCTGCCTTTGACAAGGAAAAATATGACGTAGTGAAGATTAGGATAGATGGTATGGAAGATTTGGCCAAATGCAAAGGGCTGGATTTTGCATACATTGTTCTCCATGGAAGGTTTGGAGAGGACGGCATGGTTCAGAGTGTTCTCGAGAGCTACAACATACCTTATACAGGCTCAGGCCCTATGTCAAGCGCACTCTGCATGGACAAGGACATAACAAAGAGAGTATTAAAGAGCGCAGGCATAAACACAGCGCCATGGCTTTCGGTGGCTTCGATGGAAGATATAGATTATGACTATGTTGACAGCATGGGCTATCCTGTGGTTGTCAAACCGAATTGCGGTGGTTCAAGTGTTGCAACCAACCTTGTCAAGAAAAAAGAGCTCCTGGACGATGCGGTCGCATTGGCATTCCAGTATGATAACGAAGTTATCATAGAAAAATTTATAAAGGGAGATGAGATAAGCTGCGTTATACTCGAGGACAAGGTCGTATCAGTTGTATTGATTAAGCATAATGCGGAATTCTTCGACTATGAGGCCAAGTATAAGGACAGCGGAACTCAAGAAACGGTAGTACGTTTCCCTGTTGAGCTGCACAATCAAATTCTCGATATGGCCAACCTATGCTGGAAGGTTTGCAAATGCAAGGTTATGGGCAGGGTTGACATGATAATAAGTGAGGGCGTGCCTTATGTGCTTGAGCTTAACACACTGCCGGGACATACTAAAAACAGCATATTTCCCAAAGGAGTGCAGGGAGCAGGAATTAGCTACAAGGAAATGCTGGAAATTATAACTCAAGCATCATTGCAGGTAAAGAGAAAGTAA
- a CDS encoding amidophosphoribosyltransferase, with the protein MGGLFGVASKKDCVLDVYFGTDYHSHLGTRKGGMAIWSGSSFNRAIHNIENIQFRAKFEAELLEFKGNMGIGCISDSEAQPLTVRSHLGQYSICTVGKINNMDEIVAKAFEHKIIHLMETSKGVINPTELVAAIIDQENSFKEGLLKAQELIEGSCSILVLTPKGIYASRDKFGRTPLIIGKKEDTYCVSFESCTFANLGYIYDSELGPGEIVLLSPDGVEKIAPPKDKLKICSFLWVYYGYPSSTYEGVSVELMRYRNGASMAKNDDVEIDMVAGVPDSGVGHAIGYSNQSKIPFGRPFIKYTPTWSRSFMPQDQDIRNLVARMKLMPIPELVSGKRLLFCDDSIVRGTQLRETVDLLYNCNASTVHIRSACPPLVFGCPYLNFSTSRSEMDLVARQAIIELEGKEPESLKEYCDPASEKYDAMIECIKKRLNFSTLKYQNIHDMRDAIGIGKEKLCTYCWNGEE; encoded by the coding sequence ATGGGAGGATTATTTGGTGTTGCTTCAAAAAAGGATTGCGTATTAGACGTATATTTTGGAACTGATTACCATTCGCACCTTGGAACAAGAAAGGGCGGAATGGCTATCTGGTCTGGAAGCAGCTTTAATAGGGCAATCCACAACATCGAAAATATTCAGTTCAGGGCAAAATTTGAAGCTGAGCTTTTGGAATTCAAAGGCAATATGGGCATTGGCTGTATAAGCGATTCTGAGGCTCAGCCTCTGACTGTGCGATCACATCTTGGTCAATATTCAATATGTACAGTCGGCAAAATCAACAACATGGATGAGATAGTTGCCAAGGCGTTTGAACATAAGATAATACATCTTATGGAGACAAGCAAAGGGGTTATAAACCCAACTGAGCTTGTTGCCGCAATCATTGACCAGGAAAATTCGTTCAAGGAAGGCCTGCTGAAAGCACAGGAACTGATTGAAGGCTCCTGTTCTATTCTGGTTCTGACTCCGAAGGGGATCTATGCCTCGAGGGATAAATTCGGAAGAACTCCACTTATAATAGGCAAGAAAGAGGACACATACTGCGTATCTTTTGAATCGTGTACCTTTGCAAATCTGGGATATATCTATGATTCCGAGCTTGGACCAGGAGAGATAGTTCTTCTGAGTCCCGACGGTGTTGAAAAAATTGCGCCACCTAAGGATAAACTGAAAATTTGTTCTTTCCTGTGGGTGTATTATGGCTATCCATCCTCAACATATGAGGGAGTTAGCGTGGAACTCATGCGTTACAGAAATGGTGCGTCAATGGCCAAAAATGACGATGTAGAAATCGACATGGTTGCTGGGGTTCCAGACTCGGGTGTTGGGCATGCCATAGGTTATTCGAACCAATCGAAAATACCTTTTGGTCGTCCCTTCATAAAATACACACCAACCTGGTCGAGGAGTTTTATGCCGCAGGATCAGGACATAAGAAATCTTGTTGCAAGAATGAAGCTGATGCCGATTCCTGAGCTGGTTTCAGGCAAGCGACTCTTGTTTTGCGATGACTCGATTGTCCGCGGTACTCAGTTGAGAGAAACTGTGGACCTGCTGTATAACTGCAATGCAAGTACTGTTCACATACGTTCGGCTTGCCCTCCGCTTGTGTTTGGTTGCCCATACCTTAATTTCTCGACTTCACGTTCGGAAATGGACCTTGTGGCAAGACAGGCCATCATTGAGCTTGAAGGCAAGGAACCAGAGTCACTCAAGGAGTACTGCGATCCGGCTTCTGAAAAGTATGACGCCATGATTGAGTGCATCAAAAAGCGCCTCAATTTCTCCACGCTTAAATATCAGAACATCCATGATATGAGGGATGCGATAGGTATCGGCAAGGAAAAGCTGTGCACATACTGCTGGAACGGAGAAGAATAA
- the pepT gene encoding peptidase T, whose translation MSKVVERFIEYIAYDTRSDEDSNTIPTTPGQMVFARALAKELSDMGMEDVSLDENGYIMATLPSNVEKDVPVIGFIAHLDTSPEVSGANVNPRFVENYNGEDIILNEEKHIILSPKEFPELKNYVGKTLITTDGNTLLGADDKAGIAEIMTAMEILLQNPHIKHGRIRVAFTTDEEIGKVGEYFDVENFGANLAYTLDGEGIGQLIYENFNAASAKINIYGKAVFTGEAKGRMLNSMGVAREIINHFPNDETPEHTDGYEGFYHLASFSGKVEETRLHYFIRDFDDRGFENRKSFVEDTVSSINKKYGEGTAVLEMTEQYRNMKAKIEAVKYVVDIASEAMKEVNIFPNVEPLRGGTEGARLSHMGLPTPDLSAGGHNFHSKYEFISTYAMEKSVEVILKIVELFAEM comes from the coding sequence ATGTCGAAAGTAGTGGAAAGATTCATTGAATATATTGCCTACGATACAAGATCAGACGAAGATTCCAATACAATACCAACCACCCCCGGACAAATGGTATTTGCGAGGGCGCTGGCAAAAGAATTGTCAGATATGGGGATGGAGGATGTTTCTCTGGATGAAAATGGCTATATAATGGCTACGCTCCCTTCTAACGTCGAGAAGGACGTTCCTGTCATAGGATTCATAGCACATCTTGATACAAGTCCCGAGGTATCGGGAGCAAACGTAAATCCAAGGTTCGTGGAAAACTACAACGGAGAAGACATTATACTAAATGAAGAAAAGCACATAATTCTCTCGCCCAAAGAGTTTCCTGAGCTTAAAAATTACGTTGGCAAGACTTTAATCACAACGGACGGCAACACGCTTCTTGGAGCGGACGACAAGGCGGGAATAGCCGAGATAATGACAGCTATGGAAATTCTCCTTCAGAATCCGCATATCAAACACGGCAGAATAAGAGTGGCATTCACAACAGATGAAGAGATCGGGAAGGTCGGCGAATATTTCGACGTTGAAAATTTCGGCGCAAACCTGGCATATACTCTCGACGGTGAGGGAATAGGGCAGCTGATATACGAGAATTTCAATGCCGCAAGTGCCAAAATAAACATATACGGCAAAGCTGTTTTCACCGGTGAGGCTAAGGGGAGAATGCTGAATTCAATGGGCGTTGCCAGGGAAATTATCAATCACTTTCCGAATGATGAAACTCCTGAACACACAGACGGTTACGAGGGCTTCTATCACCTTGCCTCCTTTAGCGGAAAGGTGGAGGAAACGAGGCTCCACTATTTTATAAGAGATTTCGATGACAGGGGTTTCGAAAACAGGAAGTCATTTGTTGAGGACACGGTTTCATCTATCAATAAAAAATATGGCGAGGGCACGGCCGTGCTGGAAATGACAGAGCAGTACAGGAATATGAAGGCGAAGATAGAAGCAGTAAAATATGTAGTCGACATAGCCAGCGAAGCCATGAAGGAAGTAAATATATTTCCTAATGTAGAACCGCTAAGGGGAGGAACGGAAGGCGCGAGGCTTTCACACATGGGACTCCCCACTCCGGACCTTTCTGCAGGCGGCCACAATTTCCACAGCAAGTATGAGTTCATATCAACTTATGCAATGGAAAAATCCGTTGAAGTAATACTGAAGATAGTTGAATTGTTTGCGGAAATGTAA
- a CDS encoding LuxR C-terminal-related transcriptional regulator — protein MANLNKNKFMIPRTKSKMVERESLLSKLDNALGTKLTILWAPAGSGKTTAIVSWLESRNLEGKTAWISLDERDDNPELFWSCFEYAAGKIMRDEPQPGNESSVEAFLNAISESDSELLLVMDDFHFIKNAEILRDIKHLIDDMGSNIHIIITSRTKVNLSLARLRLSGEVTEIDRKDMAFDYRDAGEFLRSNTKLKISEKNVKLINDRTEGWAAGIQMAMLSLKEKKDLAELEEKFNGCSGYVEDYFSEEIFNEQPEEIKDFLLKTCILDELVPGLCSAVSGRKDSQELLEHIYDSNLFVDKQDYDEKIFRYNTLFKEFLLCKSKGMNLDAVYEASNRAAKWYRESGVLNKAINQYIEVGNLEPVIDLVESECIRMVLCSEQSQVFHWLESIPQDIILKKPRLCIANMFIHICDDISYSKYREFAIKTLESYEDEDFRGECQRLMTIAEGDRHFIKSEYKKSIGLYEKAQAIPGNTALYDIAINLKLGVAHFYMHDLEGEKIYFDKALLLSQSYQDEIMYLVVCRTTVFTKFLRRELVECESICGVCINSRMNDALRKSSFMSIFYIILALVYYERNNIGKAEEYVSTGIELIEREGKPMQHCYTLYTGLYVYAGILLDKNNKAELEKVCTKIEELSKGIEYERIPDLYYLNKLESYFDLFKIEIFMEAGKANIVEKYISKLDYKIPQELVMFSKTLIDKGKSDDALMLLNKILISENKENQYLRLKAHIYRAEIFSQEDQYENATKDLREALTIGYENGFIRIFMFKSIKTSRMLIKTIGSMKFNKDYYKMSEYLNNIAAQYSKDKDFEIVSKREKEVLMLIEKGAKNSEIAKELFITESTAKSHILNIFSKLGVRNRVQAVAKAKELGIL, from the coding sequence ATGGCAAATTTAAATAAAAACAAATTCATGATTCCTAGGACCAAGAGCAAAATGGTTGAAAGGGAATCACTGCTAAGCAAGCTGGACAATGCCTTAGGTACGAAGCTCACAATATTATGGGCACCGGCAGGGAGCGGGAAAACCACGGCTATAGTATCATGGCTGGAATCGAGAAACCTGGAGGGCAAGACAGCCTGGATATCGCTTGACGAGAGGGATGACAACCCGGAGTTATTCTGGAGCTGCTTTGAATATGCAGCGGGAAAAATCATGAGAGACGAACCGCAGCCGGGAAACGAATCATCTGTTGAAGCTTTTCTAAATGCGATTTCAGAGTCAGACAGTGAACTCCTGCTTGTTATGGACGATTTTCACTTCATAAAAAATGCAGAAATATTAAGGGACATAAAACACCTGATTGACGATATGGGCAGCAATATACACATAATAATAACAAGCAGGACAAAAGTCAATCTGAGCCTTGCAAGGCTAAGGCTCAGCGGGGAAGTAACCGAGATAGACAGAAAAGATATGGCATTCGATTACCGTGATGCAGGTGAATTTCTCAGGAGCAACACAAAGCTTAAGATATCTGAAAAAAACGTGAAGCTAATTAATGACCGCACAGAGGGTTGGGCGGCAGGAATCCAAATGGCAATGCTGTCTCTGAAGGAGAAGAAGGACTTGGCCGAGCTCGAGGAGAAATTCAATGGTTGCAGCGGCTACGTTGAGGATTATTTCAGCGAGGAAATATTCAATGAGCAGCCTGAAGAAATTAAGGATTTTCTGCTCAAAACATGTATTCTGGACGAGCTTGTTCCCGGGCTTTGCAGTGCAGTAAGCGGCAGAAAGGACAGCCAAGAGCTTCTTGAGCATATATATGATTCTAATCTCTTCGTAGACAAGCAGGATTATGACGAGAAGATATTCAGATACAATACGCTCTTCAAGGAATTCCTCCTTTGCAAATCAAAGGGGATGAACCTGGACGCTGTATACGAAGCCAGCAACAGAGCTGCTAAATGGTACAGAGAAAGTGGAGTTTTGAATAAAGCCATCAACCAGTATATAGAAGTTGGGAATTTGGAGCCAGTCATTGACCTTGTAGAGTCCGAATGCATAAGAATGGTCCTTTGCAGTGAGCAATCACAGGTATTCCACTGGCTGGAAAGCATTCCGCAGGACATAATCCTAAAAAAACCAAGGCTGTGCATAGCAAATATGTTCATTCATATATGTGACGACATAAGCTACTCGAAATATCGTGAGTTTGCCATCAAAACTTTGGAATCCTACGAAGATGAGGATTTCAGGGGAGAATGCCAGAGGCTGATGACAATTGCTGAGGGTGACAGGCATTTCATCAAATCGGAGTACAAAAAAAGCATAGGACTTTATGAAAAGGCTCAAGCCATTCCAGGAAATACAGCCCTATATGATATTGCAATTAATCTTAAGCTTGGGGTTGCTCATTTTTATATGCATGATCTGGAGGGTGAGAAAATATACTTCGACAAGGCTTTGCTGCTAAGCCAGTCATACCAAGATGAAATAATGTACTTGGTTGTTTGCAGGACTACAGTATTCACTAAATTCCTCAGGAGGGAGCTTGTCGAGTGTGAAAGCATATGTGGCGTGTGCATAAATAGCAGGATGAATGATGCATTGAGGAAATCCTCCTTTATGTCTATTTTCTATATAATCCTGGCGCTTGTTTACTATGAAAGGAATAATATCGGCAAGGCCGAGGAGTATGTGAGCACAGGCATTGAACTGATTGAGAGGGAAGGCAAGCCCATGCAGCATTGCTACACTCTGTATACAGGGCTATACGTCTATGCGGGAATTCTGCTGGACAAAAACAATAAAGCCGAGCTTGAGAAGGTCTGCACGAAAATAGAGGAGCTTTCCAAAGGGATTGAATACGAAAGGATACCGGACTTATACTATCTGAACAAGCTGGAAAGCTATTTTGACCTGTTCAAAATCGAAATATTCATGGAAGCGGGGAAGGCTAACATTGTCGAAAAATACATTTCGAAATTGGACTATAAAATCCCGCAAGAGCTTGTGATGTTTTCGAAGACACTGATTGACAAAGGGAAGAGCGATGACGCCCTTATGCTTCTCAATAAAATACTGATATCAGAAAACAAAGAAAACCAGTATTTGAGGCTAAAGGCTCACATATACAGAGCAGAAATCTTCTCACAGGAAGACCAGTATGAAAACGCAACTAAGGACCTCAGGGAAGCCCTGACAATAGGATACGAAAATGGCTTTATAAGAATATTCATGTTCAAAAGCATAAAGACAAGCAGAATGCTTATAAAAACGATAGGAAGCATGAAGTTCAACAAGGACTATTATAAAATGAGCGAATATCTCAACAATATAGCTGCCCAATATTCAAAGGATAAGGATTTCGAAATAGTAAGCAAACGGGAGAAAGAGGTGCTGATGCTCATAGAAAAAGGTGCAAAGAATTCTGAGATTGCAAAGGAGCTTTTCATCACAGAAAGCACTGCCAAGAGCCATATACTCAACATTTTCAGCAAACTGGGGGTTCGCAACAGAGTCCAGGCTGTAGCCAAGGCAAAAGAGCTTGGAATACTCTAA
- the pepT gene encoding peptidase T, translated as MSKVVEKFLKYVSFDTTSDEESASVPSTPGQLVLAKELAEELKAMGLEDVSLDGKGYVMATLPSNMDRETPVLGFIAHMDTSMEVSGKDVKPQFVENYDGGDIVLNKEQGIVLSPRDFPELKAYIGSTLITTDGKTLLGADDKAGIAEIMAAMEYLIENPQIEHGTIKVAFTPDEEIGRGADHFDVEKFRAELAYTVDGGGIGELEYENFNAASAKITVRGRNVHPGSAKGKMVNSMLIAGELMRMLPKNETPAATEGYEGFYHLVSISGGVEETSLSYIIRDFDEENFGKRQQFISGLVEDINRTYGPKTAAIEIKEQYRNMKERIEPVKHVVDAAFQAMKEAGVEPKVQPIRGGTDGARLSFMGLPTPNIFTGGHNFHGKYEYIPVNSMEKAVEVIINIVKLYSK; from the coding sequence ATGTCGAAAGTAGTAGAAAAATTTCTAAAGTATGTAAGCTTTGATACAACTTCAGATGAGGAGTCGGCAAGCGTGCCTTCGACTCCGGGTCAGCTTGTACTGGCAAAGGAGCTGGCAGAGGAACTTAAGGCGATGGGTCTTGAGGATGTCTCTTTAGATGGAAAGGGCTATGTCATGGCGACTCTGCCATCAAACATGGACAGGGAAACTCCGGTTCTGGGTTTCATCGCCCACATGGACACGAGCATGGAGGTTTCCGGAAAGGATGTAAAGCCTCAGTTCGTCGAGAATTACGATGGCGGCGACATAGTATTGAACAAGGAGCAGGGCATTGTACTGTCGCCCAGGGATTTTCCCGAGCTAAAAGCCTATATAGGAAGCACACTCATAACGACCGACGGGAAAACGCTTCTTGGAGCCGACGACAAGGCAGGAATTGCAGAGATAATGGCTGCAATGGAATATCTGATTGAAAACCCGCAGATAGAGCACGGGACCATCAAGGTCGCCTTCACTCCTGATGAGGAGATTGGAAGAGGAGCAGACCACTTCGATGTCGAAAAGTTCAGGGCTGAGCTTGCATATACTGTAGACGGCGGAGGCATAGGGGAGCTGGAGTATGAAAACTTCAATGCGGCCAGCGCCAAGATAACAGTCAGGGGCAGGAATGTCCATCCAGGAAGCGCAAAGGGCAAAATGGTCAACTCTATGCTGATTGCCGGAGAGTTGATGAGAATGCTTCCAAAGAATGAAACGCCTGCGGCGACAGAAGGCTATGAGGGTTTCTATCATCTGGTTTCAATTAGCGGAGGTGTCGAGGAGACAAGCCTTAGCTACATAATCAGGGATTTCGACGAGGAGAACTTTGGAAAGAGGCAACAATTCATATCAGGTCTTGTAGAAGATATCAACAGGACATACGGGCCAAAAACTGCAGCAATAGAAATCAAGGAGCAATACAGAAACATGAAGGAGAGAATTGAGCCTGTAAAGCATGTAGTAGACGCCGCATTTCAGGCAATGAAGGAAGCGGGCGTGGAGCCAAAGGTGCAGCCTATAAGGGGAGGCACAGACGGCGCCAGACTTTCATTCATGGGGCTTCCAACGCCGAATATATTCACAGGCGGTCACAATTTCCATGGTAAATACGAGTATATTCCTGTTAATTCCATGGAAAAAGCAGTGGAAGTAATAATAAATATTGTAAAGCTATACTCAAAATAA
- the yjeM gene encoding glutamate/gamma-aminobutyrate family transporter YjeM: MSSSAKSKKMLTLIPLVLMVFTSVYGFNNIPRSFYKMGYAAIPWFMLSGITFFVPFALMIAEFGTAFRKEKGGIYSWMEKSVGPRFAFMGTFMWYASYVIWMVNVASGLWVPVSNAIFGKDTTQSWSMLGLEGPKVLGILGIAWILLVTFTSTKGLDKIKKVTSIGGTAVILINIFLWLGAIAVFIGNHGQLAQPITGLSSFTQTPNPNYIGDIVAALAFVVYAIFAYGGIEAVGGLVDETANPEKTFPKAILLSGAIISVGYSIGILFVGVFTNWSSVMSVENVNLGNASYIVMSNLGYSLGSAFGASEAASMAMAHGVARYVGLSMFLALSGAFFTLMYSPLKQLIEGTPAELWPGKMGQIKNGMPVNAMWIQAGIVCVMIFLVAFGGNSMASFFNILVSMTNVAMTLPYMFIAAAFPYFKKKAEIEKPFVVFKTQGAVKIWTAIVLLTVGLANVFCIIQPALEGDMLTTMWSVAGPIIFGAAAWVMYSRYENNMKSESSKESTEKTA, encoded by the coding sequence ATGTCTTCAAGCGCTAAATCAAAAAAAATGCTGACATTGATACCCTTGGTGTTGATGGTTTTCACTTCTGTTTATGGATTCAACAATATCCCGAGATCTTTCTACAAGATGGGATATGCGGCTATTCCATGGTTCATGCTCTCAGGCATAACATTCTTCGTACCGTTTGCGCTTATGATAGCCGAATTCGGCACAGCATTCAGGAAGGAAAAAGGCGGAATTTATTCATGGATGGAGAAGTCGGTAGGTCCAAGATTCGCATTCATGGGAACCTTCATGTGGTACGCGTCATATGTAATATGGATGGTAAATGTTGCATCCGGACTTTGGGTGCCTGTATCAAACGCCATTTTCGGGAAAGACACGACTCAAAGCTGGAGCATGCTTGGACTTGAAGGACCTAAGGTGTTGGGAATTCTGGGAATCGCATGGATACTGCTTGTAACATTCACATCAACAAAAGGTCTCGACAAGATAAAAAAGGTGACCTCAATAGGAGGAACAGCCGTTATACTTATAAATATTTTCCTTTGGCTTGGAGCCATTGCAGTGTTCATAGGAAACCACGGCCAGCTTGCGCAGCCTATAACAGGGCTAAGCTCATTCACTCAAACGCCAAATCCTAATTATATTGGAGACATTGTTGCAGCGCTCGCATTCGTAGTGTACGCAATATTTGCTTACGGCGGAATAGAGGCTGTCGGAGGGCTAGTTGACGAAACTGCGAACCCGGAGAAAACGTTCCCTAAAGCAATACTTCTGTCGGGAGCAATAATATCAGTGGGATATTCAATAGGAATACTTTTTGTGGGGGTATTCACCAACTGGTCAAGCGTCATGAGTGTTGAAAACGTAAACCTTGGAAATGCCAGCTATATAGTCATGTCAAACCTGGGCTATTCGCTAGGCAGCGCTTTCGGAGCAAGCGAGGCGGCTTCTATGGCTATGGCGCACGGCGTTGCAAGGTACGTGGGACTTTCAATGTTCCTTGCACTTTCAGGCGCATTCTTCACACTTATGTACTCACCGCTAAAGCAGCTGATCGAAGGAACTCCTGCAGAGCTTTGGCCTGGCAAAATGGGACAGATCAAAAACGGAATGCCAGTAAATGCAATGTGGATTCAGGCCGGAATAGTATGCGTGATGATATTCCTTGTGGCTTTTGGCGGCAATTCAATGGCCAGCTTCTTCAACATACTTGTTTCAATGACTAACGTAGCCATGACCCTGCCGTATATGTTCATAGCAGCAGCATTCCCGTACTTCAAGAAGAAAGCTGAAATCGAGAAGCCGTTTGTAGTGTTCAAAACTCAGGGAGCAGTAAAAATATGGACAGCCATAGTGCTGCTTACAGTTGGTCTTGCAAACGTATTCTGCATAATACAGCCGGCGTTAGAGGGAGACATGCTTACAACAATGTGGAGCGTGGCCGGACCAATAATATTTGGTGCTGCGGCATGGGTTATGTATTCTAGATACGAAAACAATATGAAATCTGAATCGAGCAAGGAAAGCACTGAAAAAACAGCATAA
- the pepV gene encoding dipeptidase PepV, which produces MQINSRIDELRGDLISSTQELVKIKSVEGEAGEGMPFGEGVARALEKALEISKNLGFNTVNMDGYIGYAEYGEGEDYVAVLGHLDVVPEGSGWLHPPYGAEIHDGRMHGRGTMDDKAPIMAALYGLKAVVDSGLELSKRVRIIFGTNEETDCADVPYYFKTEKAPVAGFTPDGNYPIIYGEKGITTFDAVMNLENKCSGGVIIKSIKGGQRENMVPDYCEALVQAKNAGEVIEAAERFKSRTSFDVTAESNGNEVIVKSAGRSAHGSTPHLGKNAIMQMLAFLGELPLGKCDIADYIGFFNRHVGFETDGKSMGIGLEDKESGKLSFNVGTIAMDAKRVSMGLNLRYPVTFKYEDMMEPFSRRIEEAGITLENMSHQKPLFFPEDHPLIKSLQKVYAEQTGMEAELLAIGGGTYAKEMPNIVAFGPAFPGKPDVVHQANEYIEIEELVLNAKIYGHAIYELAK; this is translated from the coding sequence ATGCAGATAAATAGCAGGATAGACGAACTCAGAGGCGACCTGATAAGCTCAACTCAGGAGCTAGTAAAGATAAAGAGTGTAGAAGGAGAAGCCGGGGAAGGCATGCCGTTTGGCGAAGGTGTGGCTCGTGCACTCGAAAAGGCGCTTGAAATATCAAAAAATCTCGGCTTCAATACGGTAAACATGGACGGCTATATAGGATACGCCGAATACGGCGAAGGCGAAGACTACGTTGCGGTGCTTGGTCACCTCGACGTAGTGCCTGAAGGAAGCGGCTGGCTGCATCCTCCTTACGGCGCCGAAATCCACGACGGCAGGATGCATGGAAGAGGAACAATGGACGACAAGGCCCCTATTATGGCAGCGCTATATGGCCTTAAGGCTGTCGTCGATTCGGGTCTTGAGCTGTCAAAGCGGGTCAGGATAATATTTGGAACCAATGAGGAGACTGATTGCGCTGATGTGCCCTACTACTTCAAAACCGAAAAGGCCCCAGTGGCTGGTTTTACGCCTGACGGCAACTACCCTATAATATACGGGGAAAAAGGAATAACCACGTTCGATGCTGTCATGAATTTGGAAAACAAGTGCTCGGGCGGTGTGATTATAAAATCGATAAAGGGCGGCCAGAGGGAGAACATGGTGCCGGACTACTGCGAGGCCCTTGTTCAGGCAAAAAACGCAGGGGAAGTCATAGAGGCTGCAGAGAGATTTAAAAGCAGAACATCATTTGATGTGACAGCCGAGTCAAATGGCAATGAGGTCATAGTAAAATCAGCAGGCAGAAGCGCCCACGGAAGCACTCCGCATCTTGGAAAAAACGCCATAATGCAAATGCTTGCGTTTCTCGGGGAGCTTCCTCTTGGCAAATGCGACATAGCCGACTACATAGGCTTTTTCAACAGGCATGTGGGATTTGAAACGGACGGGAAATCCATGGGCATAGGGCTCGAGGACAAGGAATCAGGAAAGCTGTCCTTCAACGTGGGGACGATAGCTATGGATGCGAAGAGGGTGTCGATGGGACTTAACCTTAGATACCCTGTGACCTTCAAATACGAGGACATGATGGAGCCTTTCAGCAGGAGAATAGAGGAAGCGGGTATAACGTTAGAGAACATGTCCCACCAGAAGCCCCTGTTCTTTCCGGAAGACCATCCTCTCATAAAGTCGCTGCAGAAGGTATATGCCGAGCAGACAGGCATGGAGGCGGAGCTCCTTGCAATAGGCGGCGGAACGTACGCCAAGGAGATGCCGAACATAGTAGCCTTCGGACCGGCATTCCCTGGAAAGCCTGATGTTGTACATCAGGCTAATGAATATATTGAGATTGAAGAGCTCGTGTTAAACGCCAAAATCTACGGCCACGCAATATACGAGCTCGCGAAATAA